One window of the Prionailurus bengalensis isolate Pbe53 chromosome E1, Fcat_Pben_1.1_paternal_pri, whole genome shotgun sequence genome contains the following:
- the KLHL10 gene encoding kelch-like protein 10 — protein MEMESAAASTRFHQPHMERKMSAMTCEIFNELRLEGKLCDVVIKVNGFEFNAHKNILCSCSSYFRALFTSGWNNTEKKVYNIPGISPDMMKLIIEYAYTRTIPITPDNVEKLLAAADQFNIMGIVRGCCEFLKSELCLDNCIGICKFTDYYYCPELRQKAYMFILHNFEEMVKVSAEFLELSVSELKDIIEKDELNVKQEDAVFEAILKWISHDPQNRKQHISVLLPKVRLALMHAEYFMNNVKMNDYVKDSEECKPVIINALKAMYDLNMNGPSNSDFTNPLTRPRLPYAILFAIGGWSGGSPTNAIEAYDARADRWVNVTCEEESPRAYHGAAYLKGYVYIIGGFDSVDYFNSVKRFDPVKKTWHQVAPMHSRRCYVSVTVLSNFIYAMGGFDGYVRLNTAERYEPETNQWTLIAPMHEQRSDASATTLYGKVYICGGFNGNECLFTAEVYNTESNQWTVIAPMRSRRSGIGVIAYGEHVYAVGGFDGANRLRSAEAYSPVANTWRTIPTMFNPRSNFGIEVVDDLLFVVGGFNGFTTTFNVECYDEKTDEWYDAHDMSIYRSALSCCVVPGLANVGEYAARRDNFTGLALRDEVKYSASTSTLPV, from the exons ATGGAGATGGAGAGCGCGGCGGCCTCCACACGTTTCCACCAGCCTCACATGGAGAGGAAGATGAGCGCGATGACCTGTGAGATCTTTAACGAGCTTAGACTGGAGGGCAAGCTCTGCGACGTGGTCATCAAGGTCAATGGCTTTGAGTTCAATGCCCACAAGAACATCCTCTGTAGCTGCAGTTCCTACTTTAG agCTTTGTTTACAAGTGGCTGGAACAACACTGAAAAGAAGGTATACAACATCCCTGGCATTTCCCCGGACATGATGAAGCTAATTATTGAATATGCATACACCCGGACCATCCCTATCACGCCGGACAATGTGGAGAAACTGCTGGCTGCTGCAGACCAATTCAACATCATGGGTATTGTTAGGGGTTGCTGTGAGTTCCTCAAGTCGGAGCTGTGTTTGGATAACTGTATCGGCATCTGCAAGTTCACAGACTACTACTACTGCCCCGAGCTGAGGCAGAAGGCCTACATGTTCATACTGCACAACTTTGAGGAGATGGTGAAAGTCTCGGCCGAGTTTTTAGAGCTCTCAGTCAGTGAACTGAAGGATATCATTGAGAAAGACGAGCTCAACGTCAAACAAGAAGATGCTGTATTTGAggccattttaaaatggatttctcATGACCCCCAAAACAGGAAACAGCatatttcagttttgcttcccaAG GTTCGCCTGGCCCTAATGCATGCTGAGTACTTCATGAACAATGTTAAGATGAACGACTACGTCAAAGACAGTGAGGAATGCAAGCCAGTCATCATTAATGCCCTAAAGGCCATGTATGATCTAAACATGAATGGACCCTCCAATTCTGACTTCACCAACCCACTCACCAGGCCCCGCCTGCCCTACGCCATCCTATTTGCAATCGGTGGCTGGAGTGGTGGGAGCCCCACCAATGCCATTGAGGCATATGATGCTCGGGCAGACAGATGGGTGAATGTCACTTGTGAGGAAGAGAGTCCCCGTGCCTACCATGGGGCAGCCTATTTGAAAGGTTACGTTTATATCATTGGGGGGTTTGACAGTGTAGACTATTTCAATAGCGTTAAGCGTTTTGACCCAGTCAAGAAAACGTGGCACCAGGTGGCCCCGATGCACTCCCGTCGTTGTTACGTCAGTGTGACAGTCCTCAGCAATTTTATTTATGCCATGGGAGGATTTGACGGCTACGTGCGTCTCAACACTGCTGAGCGCTATGAACCAGAGACCAACCAGTGGACGCTCATCGCCCCCATGCACGAGCAGAGGAGTGACGCCAGTGCCACCACGCTCTATGGGAAA GTCTACATATGTGGTGGTTTTAATGGAAATGAGTGCCTGTTCACAGCAGAAGTGTACAACACTGAGAGCAATCAGTGGACAGTCATAGCACCCATGAGAAGCAGGAGGAGTGGAATAGGCGTAATTGCCTACGGAGAACACGTATATGCG GTAGGTGGCTTTGACGGAGCAAATCGACTTAGGAGTGCGGAAGCCTACAGCCCAGTAGCTAACACTTGGCGCACGATACCCACTATGTTTAATCCTCGTAGCAATTTTGGCATCGAGGTGGTAGACGACCTCTTGTTTGTGGTGGGCGGCTTTAACGGCTTTACCACCACCTTTAACGTGGAATGCTATGATGAAAAGACAGACGAGTGGTATGACGCCCATGACATGAGCATCTACCGCAGTGCCCTGAGCTGCTGTGTGGTGCCGGGGCTGGCCAACGTCGGGGAATATGCGGCTAGACGGGACAACTTCACAGGATTAGCACTGCGAGATGAAGTAAAATACTCCGCTTCGACAAGTACCCTACCTGTATGA